Within the Brassica napus cultivar Da-Ae unplaced genomic scaffold, Da-Ae ScsIHWf_423;HRSCAF=653, whole genome shotgun sequence genome, the region ACCTAGAGTTTGGAGAAATtgtcatttaaatatttagttaatactATTTTGAATATCATTCTTTGTATGTTATCATATTTTTGTGCTATCTAAGAGATTTGCCttttttgaatatattataatttattataaatttgttaAAGCCTTTAAATCTTATATACTAAAGAGTGATTCTATTTTctatcttcctcttcttgtttccaagattcaacaaaaaaaatatctccaACAATACTGATGGCTTAAATCTGgtgtataatttaatttttcttctgtaaggaATTTTAATGAATAAAACAGTTGAGGCGTTTAGCATGGTTTTTTGTCTTACTTTGGCTATAGTTAAATAAGACAAAGGTTTATCACCAAAGATGgagtttatgaaattttatatttggcTCTCCGTAATCCGATAAAAACAAATGTTGCTTTTCACGCATCGAAGGCTGTCCTAAGATGCTTCGCAGAGATTCTGTCTTCATGTATttctatctaatctattaaaagaggaGTACAAAATTAGATTATCCCTTAGTTTTCCACTATATTTACAATAGCATGCCACTGAAGTTATTAATTAACCTATCTTTTAGgatttttgtcttttctcttcaattaatgtatttccaaaatcaaattctaactaaaaaatcatggtaacaataattaataaacctaaattttaatattaattgtcttttcttttttttattatacatatgtgtgtttgaaaataattaattctatatatacatttcataattacatacattatacggtaattattttactaattccaCATATACATAGTAAATAGTAtacaaaaattttattatacatatcataaaattgtgatccataaaaatagtttatacaacaattttattatatataatcataaaattttgatccataaaaaataaaaatacatttgtgtGACTTTACAGGTCATATTCTAAATAAATAGATGATATAACTAAGGGTttacatgataaaataaaactactcaatataaactatagaattattgtgtttagaaatgtcatattaaaaataaattaaacgggtaacttttaaaatatatattatcacttatacaaataaatatttatttataaaaaaaactaacacctGCGCGGGTgcgcgggtcaagctctagtatCTTTTGTACAAGgagaaataattataattatccCAAGTTCTTAATTTAATCAGTGTCTTCCCATGAAAAGTCGGGCCTCCCCAACATTACTATTCTCATAATCACTTCACAAAGTTTAATATAGTGCGAGATGaataattaatagtataaaGAGGAAGTGTTGTGTGAAGGAGAGATTGGTTGAAGTTTTGATGTGAATGTCTTTCAAGCCAACAAACATTCACATTGGAGGCCATTTCTTAAGGAGTCTCGGTCCTCGTTAGGGTTTCACGTCATTCTCACTTAGATAGTGTATTATCCTAACATTAACCACTTCCTCTCTCTTGATTTATTCCattcttatatttattaattaatttcctAACTAACTTTTCTGTTCGTGTtagaaaaagtcaaatataggatttttttttttcaaaccatGAAACACTATATATggattatatatattgttaattgTTTTGGTTATGTAGAAGGTGaagtttatttcttttctttttttgactaaaaagtttatttcattttaatattacaaaaataaattgttttaaaatcgtATCTATGTAAGGATTGTGTTGTATTGGTTCTTTTCATTTTTGATCTAAAATCTCTAACATGTTTTCGTCAGTTGACAAAACATTAGTATTTGTTTCGTTTCAGATCAGTTATACTTATACCTATTTGGACTATGATAGGATATAATTTAAGGTATTGACAATTTTTACTTATGAAATGTACTTCGACAtaatacatagtttttttttataaaacaggAGGATACAGGGGTTGCTTGAATAAAAGCCCTTATATTATTACacaatatagtatatattttcttataacccATGGGTTATTGAGACATCTCACCTTCCTCgacttcttttttaaaagagagaaaattgAGACATCGagaaactattaaaatattgacatatttttgtaaaCGTTACTGAATAAAGAAAGATAGGTTGGTAGTCTACGACTGTCGTGtgttaaagaaaagaaaagagtcaAATGACAACGTGGGGATACTTCTCAAACTGCATTGGACGCCAACCTATCACGCGCCTTTGCGGTGCTCACTCCTTTTTCCTATTCACCGTATTGTTCTCACTCAGTACCTATCACTCAGGGTCAAAACGTCATTAAACACGTTTTTTAACGCCATCGGCTATTAACGTGTAATGTGTATGTATTcctcttttacaaaaaaatgtgtACTATTATAAGctaatatttaaagttaaaattaaatgAACACATGTGAACAACCTAGCTCGCTCCCTACAAACCCCTgaaaaactattataaataCACGCCTCTTGGACTATCTCCTTTTAACTCTAAGCTTTCATTTCTTCCTTCTATATTCACAAACTTCAAGAGAACTCGATCCTTAAGCTGTAACGATTCGACTTAATTACTTTGTTAACTAAGACCGGCGTGACCGTGATAAAAGTAGAGATGGGCGGTCCTGGATCATCACCATGTGCTTCGTGTAAGCTTCTTCGACGACGCTGTGCAAAAGATTGCATATTTGCACCTTATTTCCCTCCTGACGATCCTCACAAATTTGCCATTGTTCATAAGGTCTTCGGCGCAAGCAACGTCAGCAAAATGTTGCAGGTTCCATTCGTTCCTATTTGCCagtaactatattatatattattattttttcttccaTGAAAGATTATTCCGTtaggttcaaaaaaaaaaaaaattattccgttGAAAGCTTTCAACATTCTTTGCATATGCttctttaatagtatagatttacgTTGAACTGTTTCACGAATTATGCTTAAAAACTATATGAACACATAAGAATTAATAATGgcaattatatacaaaaatggtTACATGGTTGGTACAAATTGTTACAGGAGCTACCGGTTCATCAAAGAGCTGACGCGGTGAATAGTCTGGTTTTCGAAGCAAACGCACGAGTTAGAGATCCAGTATATGGCTGCGTAGGAGCAATCTCCTACTTGCAAAATCAAGTCTCACAGCTTCAAATGCAACTAGCAGTAGCTCAGGCCGAGATTCTCTGCATCCAGATGCAACAGGAGCCAAATTTACAGTCTCATCATCAAATACTTGAACTAGACCAAGACGATAAAATTCTCTTGCTACACAACAACATCGATAACTGCAACAACAACAGTAATAACAACTTGGGTTATGCTATGTCTTCCGGGCAGTTCAACTCTAACTTTGCTTCTCCAAGCAGTATAATGCAAATGCAGATGCAAATGCAAGACCCTCTGAAGCAAGAATCTCTTTGGACTTGACTTAAGCTATTATTGTAATATAATCTTGTTGTTTGGATAACTCATAAGTGAAGTCTCGACAAGTTTGCTTCTTTGCTACGTTGAAAAAGAGAAGATGGGAACAAGTTTCGTGTAAGGAAAGAAATAGTACAAGTCAAAAACTTAAATGCATGCATGTGATGGTGATAAGATGTAGTTAGAATAGAAGCTTTGGAATTAGAgatctgtttttatttttcccTCTTAATTTAGTTCACCATTTCTATTTTTCATCCTCACATCGTTTGAACAGTGAAAATTAGATCTATTCCCAAACCCAGTCTAATTTTCTTCACGTCTTCAAGATTTTTTATGATTTGTCATTTTAAGTCTTCAATAAACCAACTACACTACTTTCCcccaaaaatgactcaaaacgtTATAGCGTTCAAATtacgaaaatttatatgatttaatagAGAAGGATATATTTGatgtttatttaataaaattattgtgttaaaaaaaaaattaataaaattatcctaaaatacaAGCAAATAactttttactatatatatagatactaAATGTAGATTTTCTTTCTACTTGCGACAAAGTGAAGTTGAAATTGAAATcaacattttattcaaaatcaaatcTACATGATTCAACCTTTACAATTTGTTTTGACTTATAGATTTATTCATTCGACCGACCGATTTGATTAATCATAAGCAACACGTCAGAACGTAAAGTCGCCTGTGCTGTTGCTTTTGTACTTAATCATTTTTTAAGCATATGAATTATAATTCATAAATTCGATTAGAAAAGAGGAGGTGGTGGGTTGAATTTGATTATGTTATCTCCATTGCTAGTGTTCATGTGATCAGTAGATGAAGATTTATAATATTGCCTGTCAACACGAAAAAGAGAATCTTATGACTCAAAAAGATTGATCAGTTCCTtcagaaattattatttatataattgttttttttggtgaaatatttatataattgttcTAATGCTCTTAACT harbors:
- the LOC125603928 gene encoding LOB domain-containing protein 12-like; translated protein: MGGPGSSPCASCKLLRRRCAKDCIFAPYFPPDDPHKFAIVHKVFGASNVSKMLQELPVHQRADAVNSLVFEANARVRDPVYGCVGAISYLQNQVSQLQMQLAVAQAEILCIQMQQEPNLQSHHQILELDQDDKILLLHNNIDNCNNNSNNNLGYAMSSGQFNSNFASPSSIMQMQMQMQDPLKQESLWT